Below is a window of Deltaproteobacteria bacterium DNA.
TATGCGGTGATATCATGGAACTCCATATCAAGGTTGACGGCGGCATTATCACTGATGCAAAGTTCAAGACCTTCGGCTGCGGTGCTGCGATTGCCACGAGTTCCATGGTTACGGAACTGGTGAAGAACAAGACAATTGAAGATGCCTTAAAGATATCCAACCGGGCCGTTGCGGAGGCCCTTGGGGGGCTACCGCCCATTAAGATGCACTGTTCTGTTCTGGCGGAAGAGGCGTTAAAAAGGGCTCTCGATGATTATCGGCTGCGGTCTGCAAAATCCGCAACCGGCAAGGCTGCGTAGAGGTGCAGGAACGCACCGCCTATCGATAGACGGGTTCCCCCCGTCCGATGTTATTTTCGTAGGAATTGCCATGACCCCGTGGGGACGCCACGAGGCATGAAAATTTTCGATTCTATTAAGTCTCCCTTTTGTAAAGGGAGTTTTAGAGGGATTTTCAAAGGGAATATAAAAT
It encodes the following:
- the nifU gene encoding Fe-S cluster assembly scaffold protein NifU, with translation MEYSEKVMEHFRNPRNVGEIENPDGVGKVGNPVCGDIMELHIKVDGGIITDAKFKTFGCGAAIATSSMVTELVKNKTIEDALKISNRAVAEALGGLPPIKMHCSVLAEEALKRALDDYRLRSAKSATGKAA